Proteins encoded by one window of Sphaerodactylus townsendi isolate TG3544 linkage group LG02, MPM_Stown_v2.3, whole genome shotgun sequence:
- the LOC125427299 gene encoding SUN domain-containing protein 3-like isoform X1, with protein MQPTDVQMRSIDVRMQLTDVWTQLCSKSHFCLLILAVLTVAMFAGLMFKVLTEQSPKTLDHLKNPATEEISGATPKLDKFEKIFRQRARGQIKEENFALKSSGASVVRCSKPFFSGAKLCMCGFCWNYSRSPDIILKLRNTPGNCWAMAGHQGYVVIKLSETISPTAVRIDHISKKASVFRETSSALRNFSIYGLKNAFQEAEEGTLLGSFIFKTNTFSVQMFQLKRAKEDRFLYLMLMISSNYGHPKYTCVYGVRIYGQRAN; from the exons AGAGTCACTTCTGTCTTCTGATATTAGCAGTCCTCACGGTGGCCATGTTTGCTG GACTGATGTTCAAAGTTCTGACAGAGCAGAG TCCCAAGACTTTGGATCATCTGAAAAATCCAGCAACTGAAGAG ATCTCAGGAGCCACACCCAAGCTGGACAAATTTGAG AAAATTTTTCGTCAACGTGCAAGAGGTCAGATCAAGGAGGAAAACTTTGCTCTGAAGTCTTCAG GTGCCTCGGTTGTACGGTGCAGCAAGCCCTTCTTCTCAGGAGCCAAGCTATGCATGTGCGGTTTTTGCTGGAACTATTCACGGTCACCTGACATAATTCTAAAG CTGCGTAATACACCTGGCAATTGCTGGGCCATGGCTGGCCATCAGGGCTATGTTGTCATCAAGCTGTCTGAAACCATCAGCCCCACTGCCGTCAGAATCGACCACATTTCTAAGAAAGCGTCTGTCTTTAGAGAGACATCCAGTGCTCTAAGGAACTTTTCCATCTAT ggactGAAAAATGCTTTCCAGGAGGCAGAGGAAGGAACCTTGCTGGggtcattcatttttaaaaccaACACATTTTCTGTGCAGATGTTTCAACTGAAG AGAGCAAAGGAAGATCGGTTTCTGTACCTGATGCTGATGATTTCGAGCAACTACGGTCATCCTAAATATACCTGCGTCTATGGTGTTCGCATCTACGGACAAAGAGCAAACTGA
- the LOC125427299 gene encoding SUN domain-containing protein 3-like isoform X2 has translation MQPTDVQMRSIDVRMQLTDVWTQLCSKSHFCLLILAVLTVAMFAGLMFKVLTEQSPKTLDHLKNPATEEISGATPKLDKFEKIFRQRARGQIKEENFALKSSGASVVRCSKPFFSGAKLCMCGFCWNYSRSPDIILKLRNTPGNCWAMAGHQGYVVIKLSETISPTAVRIDHISKKASVFRETSSALRNFSIYEAEEGTLLGSFIFKTNTFSVQMFQLKRAKEDRFLYLMLMISSNYGHPKYTCVYGVRIYGQRAN, from the exons AGAGTCACTTCTGTCTTCTGATATTAGCAGTCCTCACGGTGGCCATGTTTGCTG GACTGATGTTCAAAGTTCTGACAGAGCAGAG TCCCAAGACTTTGGATCATCTGAAAAATCCAGCAACTGAAGAG ATCTCAGGAGCCACACCCAAGCTGGACAAATTTGAG AAAATTTTTCGTCAACGTGCAAGAGGTCAGATCAAGGAGGAAAACTTTGCTCTGAAGTCTTCAG GTGCCTCGGTTGTACGGTGCAGCAAGCCCTTCTTCTCAGGAGCCAAGCTATGCATGTGCGGTTTTTGCTGGAACTATTCACGGTCACCTGACATAATTCTAAAG CTGCGTAATACACCTGGCAATTGCTGGGCCATGGCTGGCCATCAGGGCTATGTTGTCATCAAGCTGTCTGAAACCATCAGCCCCACTGCCGTCAGAATCGACCACATTTCTAAGAAAGCGTCTGTCTTTAGAGAGACATCCAGTGCTCTAAGGAACTTTTCCATCTAT GAGGCAGAGGAAGGAACCTTGCTGGggtcattcatttttaaaaccaACACATTTTCTGTGCAGATGTTTCAACTGAAG AGAGCAAAGGAAGATCGGTTTCTGTACCTGATGCTGATGATTTCGAGCAACTACGGTCATCCTAAATATACCTGCGTCTATGGTGTTCGCATCTACGGACAAAGAGCAAACTGA